A genome region from Megalobrama amblycephala isolate DHTTF-2021 linkage group LG18, ASM1881202v1, whole genome shotgun sequence includes the following:
- the LOC125253427 gene encoding glutaredoxin domain-containing cysteine-rich protein 2 — MRGTMEELHGQTGTFIEGKPKKVRFKLASSYSGRVLKHVYEDGQELDSPEEQYPHSFIHNKMEMGHLCGLEDMQDQSFFPPTGLIAQRINVYRGVTGCNSLACGDLPQDNKGPVLDFGKIIIYTSNLKIIRAPHRRGESRRGESRRSPHRSQDRKESSPGRESRSKGRHRATRSHTEEPDVMTEQKQEAGSCEQCGGSGCAPCSLCHGSKLSMLANRFNESIRELRCPACNPHGLERCQSCTH; from the exons ATGAGAGGGACTATGGAGGAGCTCCATGGGCAAACAGGCACCTTTATTGAGGGTAAGCCTAAAAAGGTGAGGTTCAAGCTGGCCTCGTCATACAGCGGCAGGGTCCTGAAGCATGTGTACGAAGATGGACAGGAGCTGGATAGTCCAGAGGAGCAGTACCCTCACAGCTTCATCCACAACAAGATGGAGATGGGACATCTGTGTGGCTTAGAAGACATGCAGGACCAGAGTTTCTTCCCTCCAACAGGTCTGATTGCCCAGAGGATAAATGTCTATCGAGGAGTGACAGGATGCAATTCCCTGGCATGTGGAGATCTTCCACAGGATAATAAA gGACCTGTATTAGATTTTGGAAAGATTATTATCTACACCAGTAACCTGAAGATTATTCGAGCTCCTCACAGAAGGGGAGAGTCTAGAAGGGGAGAGTCTAGAAGGAGTCCTCACCGCAGTCAGGACAGAAAAGAAAGTTCACCAGGACGGGAGTCCCGGAGCAAAGGAAGACACAGAGCAACACGTTCCCACACAGAGGAACCAGATGTAATGACTGAACAAAAG caGGAGGCAGGCTCATGTGAACAGTGCGGAGGTTCAGGATGTGCGCCGTGCTCCCTCTGTCATGGAAGCAAACTGTCCATGCTGGCCAACCGCTTCAATGAGTCAATCAGAGAGCTGCGCTGTCCAGCGTGCAACCCCCACGGCCTAGAGCGGTGCCAGTCCTGCACACACTAA